One Siniperca chuatsi isolate FFG_IHB_CAS linkage group LG8, ASM2008510v1, whole genome shotgun sequence DNA segment encodes these proteins:
- the c1qtnf2 gene encoding complement C1q tumor necrosis factor-related protein 2, whose translation MPMGHNFSTVTIMLQICVMFCLLSVVVSQSTYSSPKRGRNITIHSSQLVCSLPGPAGPAGNPGAPGSPGAMGPMGPPGKDGLDGKDGEKGGKGDGGDPGRPGNPGKPGVKGREGVIGKAGPRGLKGLRGTPGVAGKRGLKGELGDVGQQGAPGGCNCGSAARSAFSVAVTKSYPKELLPIRFSRILLNEGNHYNASSGKFVCAVPGVYYFTYDITLANKHLAIGLVHNGQYKIKTFDANTGNHDVASGSTVLHLQQSDQVWLQIFYSEQNGLFFDPFWTDSTFTGFLIYADQDYLKEADRKANAQDDS comes from the exons ATGCCCATGGGTCATAATTTCTCAACTG TGACCATCATGCTCCAGATATGTGTGATGTTCTGTTTGCTGTCAGTTGTCGTCTCCCAGTCAACATATTCCTCACCCAAGAGAGGTCGCAACATCACCATCCACTCCTCCCAGCTGGTCTGCAGTCTGCCAGGCCCAGCGGGGCCAGCAGGAAATCCCGGAGCCCCTGGATCACCAGGGGCCATGGGCCCCATGGGGCCCCCAGGGAAGGATGGCCTGGACGGGAAGGAtggagagaagggaggaaaggGAGATGGAG GTGATCCGGGGAGGCCCGGGAACCCAGGCAAGCCAGGTGTGAAAGGGCGTGAAGGTGTTATCGGCAAGGCTGGACCTCGAGGACTGAAGGGGCTACGAGGAACACCAGGGGTCGCTGGAAAACGAGGACTAAAAGGAGAGCTGGGTGACGTGGGCCAGCAGGGAGCTCCTGGAGGCTGCAACTGTGGCAGTGCAGCCCGATCAGCCTTCTCTGTGGCAGTGACAAAGAGTTACCCTAAAGAGCTACTGCCCATCCGCTTCAGCAGGATCCTGCTGAATGAGGGGAACCATTACAATGCGAGCAGTGGGAAGTTTGTCTGTGCTGTCCCCGGGGTCTATTATTTCACATATGATATCACTCTGGCAAATAAGCACCTGGCCATCGGGCTGGTCCACAATGGACAGTACAAGATCAAGACATTTGATGCAAATACAGGGAACCATGACGTGGCGTCTGGTTCTACTGTTCTCCACCTGCAGCAGTCTGATCAGGTCTGGCTGCAGATCTTCTACTCCGAGCAGAACGGACTCTTCTTTGACCCTTTTTGGACAGACAGCACCTTCACTGGCTTTCTTATCTACGCTGACCAGGACTATCTTAAAGAGGCTGATAGAAAGGCTAATGCTCAGGATGACAGTTAA
- the slu7 gene encoding pre-mRNA-splicing factor SLU7 → MTEQTDANVGVSSEGIVGLDEPKKMTREDWRKKKELEEQRKLGNAPAEVDEEGKDINPHIPQYISSVPWYIDPSKRPTLKHQRPQAESQQQYSTIGEWYKRGVQENAVPTKFRKGACENCGAMTHKKKDCLERPRKVGAKFTGTGIAPDEHSQIQLDLDYDGKRDRWNGYDPEEHQRIVEEYAKVDLAKRTLKAHKLQDELASGKLDQTEREHDSEDEDEDKYADDIDMPGQNFDSKRRITVRNLRIREDTAKYLRNLDPNSAYYDPKTRAMRENPYSNTGMNPDEVGYAGDNFARYSGDTITMAQTQLFAWEAYERGSEVHLQADPTKLELLHKSFKVKKEDFKEKQRDGILEKYGGEEHLDAPPRELLLAQTEDYVEYSRHGAVLKGLEKAVARSKYEEDVLINNHTCIWGSFWKDGFWGYKCCHSMVKQSYCTGQAGIGVNNTDCVPFEEGLTESQEEEEPKTLLEMHRDKMMKEKKKKKKKNKKNKKHGSDSSDSEDEEKKKEKLKKALEAEDKRVKHIDAIMQLDERKRPYNSLMEVKAPTEEEMEAFRMKRCRADDPMASFLGQ, encoded by the exons GGACATAAACCCTCACATCCCACAGTATATTTCATCAGTGCCATGGTACATTGACCCGTCCAAAAGGCCCACACTAAAGCATCAGAGACCACAGGCTGAAAGTCAACAGCAATACTCAACCATTGGAGAATGGTACAAGAGAGGAGTGCAAGAG AATGCTGTCCCCACTAAATTTCGTAAGGGAGCTTGTGAAAACTGTGGTGCCATGACACACAAGAAGAAGGACTGCTTGGAG CGACCCAGAAAAGTTGGGGCAAAGTTCACAGGCACAGGCATAGCTCCAGATGAACACAGTCAGATACAGCTCGACTTGGACTATGATGGGAAGCGTGACCGCTGGAACGGTTATGACCCTGAGGAACACCAGCGCATCGTGGAAGAGTACGCCAAAGTAGATCTG GCCAAAAGGACACTGAAGGCACATAAGCTTCAGGATGAGTTGGCCTCTGGAAAACTGGACCAAACT GAGCGGGAACACGAcagtgaggatgaggatgaagataAATATGCAGATGACATTGACATGCCTGGTCAGAACTTTGACTCCAAGAGACGAATCACTGTTAGGAATCTGCGTATCAGAGAAGACACCGCTAAA TACTTGAGGAATTTGGATCCAAATTCAGCATACTATGATCCAAAGACTCGCGCTATGAGAGAGAACCCATACTCCAACACCGGCATGAACCCTGACGA AGTGGGGTATGCTGGAGACAACTTTGCTCGCTATTCTGGGGACACAATCACCATGGCTCAAACACAAT TGTTTGCCTGGGAAGCTTATGAGAGAGGCTCTGAGGTGCATCTGCAGGCCGACCCCACCAAGCTGGAGCTGCTCCACAAGTCCTTCAAGGTCAAGAAGGAGGACtttaaagagaaacagagggatgGCATCCTGGAGAAG TATGGAGGTGAAGAGCACTTGGATGCACCGCCACGGGAGCTGCTGTTGGCCCAGACGGAAGACTACGTGGAGTACTCTCGTCACGGCGCTGTACTGAAGGGGCTTGAGAAGGCCGTGGCTCGCTCCAAGTATGAGGAGGACGTGCTCATCAACAACCACACT TGCATTTGGGGCTCCTTCTGGAAGGATGGCTTCTGGGGATACAAGTGTTGTCATTCCATGGTCAAACAGAGTTACTGCACAGGACAGGCTGGAATTGGAGTA AACAACACTGACTGTGTCCCATTTGAAGAGGGACTGACTGAGTctcaggaggaagaagagccCAAGACTCTGCTGGAA ATGCATCGAGATAAGAtgatgaaagagaagaagaagaagaaaaagaagaacaaaaagaacaagaagcaCGGCTCTGACAGCAGTGATtcagaggatgaagagaagaagaaggagaagctGAAGAAG GCACTAGAAGCAGAGGACAAGCGGGTGAAGCACATAGACGCAATAATGCAGTTGGATGAGAGGAAGAGGCCATACAACAGCTTGATGGAAGTAAAGGCGCCCactgaggaggagatggaggccTTCCGCATGAAACGCTGCCGGGCAGATGATCCCATGGCTTCCTTCCTGGGACAGTGA